The genome window GAAGATACCGAATGCGCACACGATCGGAGTGAATGCCATCTCGTGGTGCCCTGCCCAGGCACCAGATCCAGCATTTGACCAGCGCGTAACGTCGCGATCGGCGGCCGTGAAGCGCCTAGTGAGCGGTGGTTGCGATAATTTGGTGAAGATTTGGCGCGAGGAGAACGACCGCTGGGTGGAGGAGCACCGACTGGAGGCGCACTCGGATTGGGTGCGCGACGTGGCCTGGGCGCCGTCGATCGGACTGCCCCGCTCGCAGATTGCCACGGCTTCGCAGGATCGCCATGTGATCGTGTGGAGCAGCAACGCAGATCTGACCGAGTGGACCTCGACTGTGCTGCATACATTCGATGATGCCGTGTGGAGCATCTCGTGGTCAACCACCGGCAACATTCTTGCCGTCACCGGTGGGGACAACAATGTCACATTGTGGAAGGAGAACACGGAGGGCCAATGGATCCGCATCAACTACGAGTCGGGCACGGCCATCCAATCGAAGCAGCCCTCGCACCTTCCCCATTCCCActcccagcagcagcaggcgctacaacagcaccaacagcagGCGCCATCGCATCCAGGTCCTTCCTCCGATTCGGAGCACAGCTCGAACCTGTCCAACTCGCAACTATCCAACTGAGCCAGCCCAGAAATATTGTGCTAAAGTCGTGGTTAAAAGtgttattttacaaatatatatatacgaaaTACAATTTAATGTGCCCCTTTAAACGCTGCTTAGTTTGTTggcttcttttattttattaagttGGACTTCATATAGGATCCCTATTTGTATCTTCTGAAATTataatgaattttaaaaacaaGTTATTGTCGAAATTGTATCATTTTTGTAACGTTACATTTAATAGATTGGCAAATTGTAACTAGtatgtatttataaaataataatagtacaataagatttgaataatAAACCAAATTGGAGTCAAACTTATTATTTTGAACAAAACTtataaaatccaaaaaattacaatttatacacattttttgAATGTCACATTATAGGTTTGTGAACAAACTAATTGCAATCTAGTTTACGAACCATGTCGCATATGCCAAGTAATACTGTGAATCCATGTCAGAAAATATGAGGCAGAAACAGCTTATAGTTagataacattttaaattaattaaaattaaaagtaattcaaataaatttttaaattcagAAGTGCATAACTGTTACATTTTTAAGCCGAAATGGTATATTGTGGTATTTATTTGCAGGCCCGGTGGTATTTTTTACCCTCTCTCGC of Drosophila mauritiana strain mau12 chromosome 3R, ASM438214v1, whole genome shotgun sequence contains these proteins:
- the LOC117145536 gene encoding protein SEC13 homolog, translated to MVSLLQEIDTEHEDMVHHAALDFYGLLLATCSSDGSVRIFHSRKNNKALAELKGHQGPVWQVAWAHPKFGNILASCSYDRKVIVWKSTTPRDWTKLYEYSNHDSSVNSVDFAPSEYGLVLACASSDGSVSVLTCNTEYGVWDAKKIPNAHTIGVNAISWCPAQAPDPAFDQRVTSRSAAVKRLVSGGCDNLVKIWREENDRWVEEHRLEAHSDWVRDVAWAPSIGLPRSQIATASQDRHVIVWSSNADLTEWTSTVLHTFDDAVWSISWSTTGNILAVTGGDNNVTLWKENTEGQWIRINYESGTAIQSKQPSHLPHSHSQQQQALQQHQQQAPSHPGPSSDSEHSSNLSNSQLSN